The Meles meles chromosome 15, mMelMel3.1 paternal haplotype, whole genome shotgun sequence genome contains the following window.
AGTCCTAAAGCagctactaaaaataaaacagtataccTGACAAGCTaataaaggagataaaataaaataataaaaataataagctaATTCAAGATAAATCAGAAAAAGTAGTAAAAGATGACCAAAGAAGAgatggaacaaatagaaaaaaaaatagagtggtACACTTAAATCTGACCATGTtgataatcacattaaatataaataatctaaACACTCCATTTAAAAGCCAGAGATTGCctaattggattaaaaaaaaaaagtcctcactatatgctgcttacaagaaacccaatttatatgtaaataagaaaatagtTCAAAAGTAAAAGGAGtgggaaagatataccatgctaacactaatcaaaagaaagttggagtggttacattaatattagaaaaaagtaaatttcagagcaaagaatattaTCAAGTATAAAAAGGGTTGTtttgtaatgataaaagggtcaatttgTCAAAAGGATTTTGCAGtcctaaatatttatgccctcaaaaaaaaaagcttagaaatacatgacataaaaattaatagaactaTAAGAATTAGgcaaatccacaattatagtcAGAGATTTCAGCCTCATTCCTTCAGTAATCAATAGACTGTATAGACAGAAAACCAGTTATTAACTGGAAGATTTGGAGAACATTATCAACTACCTTACCGAGTTGATGTTTATAGAGCATTCTACCCAATGAcagcaaaatacatttttttttaatgtgcagaAGTGACATTTACTAAGATAGATGATATTCTGGGCTATAAAcaaattctcaaaaaattttaaaggattcaTCCATGCCAAATCTCTTCCCTGATTATGGACAGAATTAAATctgaaatcagtaacaaaaagaatcagagaaatcCTCAGctatttggaaacaaaataacaatttaaataaCCCATGGGTAAAATATGGACatgttcattttcttgatggtggCGATCATTTTAGAGGTGTAAACATATGTTAAAACTCATCAGgttatatactttaaatttgTACGGTTTAgtgtattttaattatatcttaataaagctgttaaaaaccAGACACATACTCGAGCAAGGTTTGAGATTGAATAATAACCACAATTTGTATTGCTTCAttgtgatattctttttttagtatatgtgctgccgaagagAGCACTCATTGTGATATTCTTAAGTGAGATTgactcttttgttttatttgtctgttcttttccttttcctttttttttattgcgTATCAGTGAATAATATAATGACTTCTAGgtaaacaggtttttttttttaatagtacagTTTTATGTCCTGTCTTAGTAAGTGCTAAGGTACCAGCAGTTTTGCATCATCAGTGTAAAGTTAATGCAGCAAAATAAGCTAATTTTGCTTTAGTATCATTATAAATAATGATTCAACCTTGCAGACATTCAAAAGAGTCTTAGAGAAACCCCAGGGATCCATGGGTCACATTTTGAGAActactgtttttctgttttttgtgttttttaagattttatctatttgagagagagacagagagagagcacaagcaggggagagggacagatgagagggagaagtaggctccccactgagcagggagcccaacacagggctctaatccaggaccctgggatcatgacctgagcagaaggcagactcttaacggactgagccacccaggtgccccgagaactACTGTTTTAACAAAACTTTCTGGTTATGACTGCATTAGTCTAACGGTGGGACTAGCTGTGTGAAACTCCTTCCATGGCAACTACATGGAGATGATCTTTTATAGCAGTTGGGTCCTTAATATGTATCACAGTATAGAATCTATACAGTCACTACTCCTCTCGTGATTAGTGCTGTCACTGCATACACAACTGATCTTTTTTTCCCATGATGAGAAATGGGCCTGCAATTCTTCAGTTACATCTTATAGTCAGGGCTTATCTTCCATGGGAAGAGTGTGAAGAAGGGACAAGTTGCAGCAGGAGGGAAAAAATAGCAGATCTAAGGGATTTCTGACAATTTCCAGGacgaaagaagggagaaaagtggaatgagtaaaggaaaagggaagaaggatatttatttagtgtttcaGGGGCAAGAAGAGACCCGAATAAAGAAGTAGTAGGGATACACAGAGGCTTATGTCggatttataattttatggagAGTTGTCAGAAGGGCTCCCGTGTAAAAACCAGTTTactgggggggtgggaggttgaggaaccaggtggtgggtaatagggagggcatgtactgcatggagcactgggtgtggtgcaaaaacaatgaacactgttatgctgaaaataaacaaattaaaaaaaaacagtttactCACTAAAATCAGTTTCACTTACATGCATGCATCTGTGGTGGGTGCAGAGAGGTACCGCTCAGATGCCCCTTCAGGGAGGGACTCTGCTCCAGCTGGGGGAGTGCTTTTGGCAGGCAGGCGGACAGCCTCTAGCTGTCAGCTCCTTTGGCAGCAGAGAGCTGCTTGCAGGAAGTCAGCCCACTGAGGTGGGGCTAAAAAGCCCTAGACATTTTGGCTCACCATGTGACAGCTCCCGACAGGGCTTTCAGCTCCAGGGCGCCCCACAGGATTGGGTGAGGCTGTGGAGGGGGACCCACTCCCTCCCCCCTAACTTTCCCCTCTGCCCagtccctttcctccctctcccggCCTCAGGGGTTTGTCCCAAGGGCACTCCTAAGACACACCCTGAATGCTAAACTCTTGTTTCAGAATCAGCTTCCTGTCGCTTCCAAACTACAGCAGCATCTGTTGACTAAACTGTAACCGAAATTGAAGAAAACTGGAGAATGGGAGGTGGTGAAAAAGCATCCTAAAATTACAGGTTAACACTTTAACTCCAGTGTTTCTTTGTTATTTCGATTTGAGTGATATTACCTTTAACATTTGTTTCATATCGGTTTGGTTTGCTATTCCTACCTTCGCTTTCTTACAGGAATCCTATTGTGGAAAGATAAAAAGGTAACAGGGTAAGAAAAACAATTAGGTGGTTTCTTCCCCCGCCACTCAGGAAATTCACTACTTCAAGGTTGGCGTAAGTAACAAGAGAGGAAACATACTGGGAGATGTGGCAGTGGTTTTGTTCTAAGTATTATATTAATAGAAAGTTCTGAAGTGGTCTGATTATTAGAAGAACTGTCCCTGAAGGGAATAAAGAATTTAACTTTAAGCCTGAAGATTTAATTGTCACTCAGAACTCTCAGACATGAAAAGCATTAGTAATTTTGAACATAAACAGGAAAGTAGGTACTTCCATCCTGTCTTTCCCTGTGGCTCCAGAGGAGGGCAGAACAGTGGATTCCCAGGCCTGCCCCTTGTTTGAAACTCACTCTTAAGAGTTTGGGAGACAGAGTGGGAGTGTCTTCTGGCCAACTCCATTACCTTCAGACCTTGGATCTCTGGGAAACAGGTCTGTTGGCGTGTCCTTGCTCTGATTTTTCTGGGATCCATATGTTACTAGGAGATGACTCTGGCAGACCACGCCCTGATCTTCACTGTCTGGAAGAAAAAGAGGTAATTGTCCTGACAGCTTAGACCATATAGCTGCAGACGAAATTGagacactgttttattttttctaagattatttTGATAACAgcgatctttgatgttactaagTAAATACAATTGTATTAAGGTTTTCttttgggaaaggaaaggaaattgcaCTGGAGAAGAGGACTACCTAAAGAGCTACTGTGAACATTTTCCATCTCGTTTATTTCAGATAATTACTTCAACCATCCCTCTCAGTTGGGGAGTGTGTTGCCTACAAGACAAGGCAACTTTTTGTGAGAAAAAGACAAGATATGATGGGTTGTTACAAAGGAAATACTTTGAGGTTTTCTAGTTCAGGCTTTGTGCAGGgggagtctcagtttcctcatctgtcaaggGGGGTTAATTCCTATCTCCCTTGGTTACAAAGATTACAGAAAGGACATCGGAAGAGCCAGGCCACTAGGACAGTGCCTGGTATAGAAGTATTCAGTAAATGTCGATTCCCTGTCTATCCCTCCCTGAAGAGATGTGGGAAAACACTTCATAACCACACGGGTCATCTGATGGACCCCCTCTCCTCTTTCTATTCCCATGACACGGCCGGCCCTGGAGATCATAAAAATGCCTCTTCCCTGTCTGTTCCTCCCGTTCTTCTTCTCCAGGGCAAGGAAGTGGCCGGCTTCGTTCCCTCGGTTCAGAATCTTCTGCCTCCCAGGACTGCCCAGCCCCCGGGGTTAAgaaggtcgggggtggggggaggagagctGCGTCCCCGGCCTGCGCAGCGCAGTGGGGAGGGGACCCGGAGGCGATGGGGAGGCGGGCGCAGTCGACCCAAGGGTGGAGAAGGGGGACGGCGAAGGACGCGCGTTCCCGGGCTCGTGACCGCCGGCGGCCAGGGGAGCCTTCGCCCAGACAGCCTCGGAGATGGCAGGCGGCGGGGACCGGCGGGCCATGGACACCCTCCACCTGCTGCTGTTGGTGGCCGCTCTGCCCCTGGCGGCCCGGGGGGTCAGATACCGAGGCTCGGTGGACTGGATCCAGGAGAAGGTGAGCGGCTGCCGCTGCGTGATCGTACCTGGGGGCTGGTGCGCCGTGCGGGCACCCGGGGCCGGGAGACCCACCTTGGCAGGGTGGGAGGCGGGTAGAGCCGCCGGCGTCCGCCCGGGCAGCGGTGCCCGCAAAGGGCACCCGGAAGAATCGGGGCTCTGCGTTCTCGTCGGGGTGCCTCACTGGCCCCGGGGCTGCTTTGGAGACGCCACGGGAGCAGAGTGATGTCACCAGCCTCCCCTCGGCTGCGGTCTGATGCGGGGACCGATAGGCACAGGAAATGTGTCGAGCCGGCGGCGGCCGAGCTGGGAGGTGAGGGCGCTTCGCAGCGCCGCCACCCACTCGGCACCCCGGAGGCCCGCGGTCGCCGCGCGCCCCGGGGGGTGTGCCCACCGCTTCCCCCACTTCTGCATCAGCGGACGCCCTTGGGACGTTGGAGTTTCCATGCAGTCTCTGGACAGATGTGTGTTCCCATTTGTTTCAGGTTTTTAAGCGCAGCAGCTCTAAGTGGAGACCGgcttcactttaaaatatttgttttttcttagcaTTGAATAAATGCAGTTGTCAGAGCTGTGTATCTAGTGGTAGGTGgaaattcacataaggaacttaggATGCAATTtcctctgtgtgaaataaataggTTCAAAGTTATTTCTTGTTAACAGTTTTGAAATCGTAGCAGTGCTAGGGAATTATGCATACGTTGATGGTATTGGAGTAAAATggtatgctttaaaaaaatagtaagaaaagcAGTAAAGGGTTATAAACTTTGACAATGTTGTGGAACAGATCTTTTAAATGCTGACGGTGTGCTTGTATTTCGTCACAAGGTGGGAAAACAGGGCACACTGGCGAATGCAGAGACTCCCTCTGGGTCACATGCAGACTCGCACGCAGCCACACGCATGTGTGTATGAATAGCCTGCTTCAGTTCTCTGTGTTATGTTTCCTTGCTTCACCATTTAGACGCCACAACGTACGCCCACTTACTCGTGGAGACCATCAGCCACAGGGAccctggagaggatgtgggaagacAGCTCAAGAGTTACTGCATCAGAAGAAAAACTTTCCATGGGTGTTCAGTAGGAGTCCGTTAAGGAACATGGAGTCCCATACTTAAATCCTTTGCTTCTTCATTCACCCTGCGTACCTTCCTGGTCAGAAACTGGGAAGGCGGCATTAATAACCAGAATATGGAGCCACACCAAATGTGTCTTTCTGATTCATCTAAACGGGTGAATAAATGATACGGGAACTGTTTGAGCTGTTCTTAGGAATCAATTGTAGGCAAGATGTGTTTGTAGGTGGGAGAAAGTTTCGAATTCTGGACACGTCTTGAACTAATGAGAATTTaactttgagaaaaatatttttattttattttatttatttattttgacagagatcacaagtaggcagagaggcaggtagagagacaagaggaagcagactccctgctgagcagagagcccgatgtgggccctgatcccaggaccctgatcctGAAactatgacttgagctgaaggcagaggctttaacccactgagccacccatgtgccccgagaaaagtattttaaagcatgaatcccttttatatttattttaagaagctTCTCTAATCATTGTTCTACTAGGAAACTGGATGCTTTGAAATGTGGTAAGCAAATGAAGCAAATGGCAAAATCAGCCATGACAATTGCCAATTTCTGGTCCCCTCCTCCCTTATTCTGTAGGCTTACATAAAGTCCTACAGGTGGCCAGTACAGTTTGCAGTCTGGGAAATGAATTGTTCTATACTAAAATACAAGCCTTCCTGCTATATATCGCATGTAACTATCTTAATTGTTGAGGTCTGCCAAAAGGTGAGATTTAGTAAAGAAAACAATGATTCCAAAatcctttttgttttaagataaaGATTGTCTCTTTCAGTGGAATCTTGTACGTAAAAACTACCTGATGGTTGAGTTATTGGAAACCTACAGACATTTTCCCATAGAAGTATAAATGGTTGGATTCTCAGGTGGGCCTATAGGTATATATTTAGAGGTATTGGCATCTGGGCGCCAGGACGCTTATATATAAGCATCTCACTTGAACCTCACAGTGCCCGTGGGGAGAGGAGAGATTCATCCCCAATTTAGAGGTGAGGTCACCTGACCACTCCTATACCAGTGAACTGAAGAGCCTGTGGACAGTGAActgtcctctctcttcttccactCTCTTCTCCAAGGTAAATGAGTCCTGGCTGATGAGGTAGGTAGGGCAGTGTCCAGGTAGTGAAGGAGGGTGGGGCAGATGGGAGGGTTGGGGGGCCAGAGGAAGAGCTTATTTCCCTTTTTCCAGGTTAGAGTGGACCCTAAATAGAATTCCAAAGTAGATCATTTGTATCGGGAACCTTCTCTCCTGTTTCCCCCCCTTTCCTGATCTCCCTCTTGGAGCTTACAGGTTATTATTCTGGGGGTTGAGTGTATTCCCAAACTACTTCTCTGGAATCCTGTCCCATCCTTGATCCCCAACCCTGTTTCTTTGGTACAGATGCATTCCTTTGGTACAACCTCGTCAACTTGCTATTAAAAGGAATCTCCTTAGTCCTCTCTTAGGTGTGAAAGGATGGTGACTGTTGTGGagtttgcattttccttttaaaaggaaGCTATTCGTTTAAAAGTATGGCTTCTATTGAAATCTCTCAATTATAAAGTTAATAcgcatattttagaaaatatggaaaatacagaaaatacagaaaagtaaaagaaaactattGTCACCCATAATCCCACATTCAGAGAGAATTGCTGTTAaccattttggtatttttattcttagtctctctctctccctccctctttctttctgtacatgtatatatcacatttatatGCACATGCATAGACATGTGTATATATGATGCgtgtttttatttatagaaatggaTAATTATGACAATCTTGTAGGTTTTTATGAGAATTGAGCTATCCATTTAAAGCACTTAGCACCATGCTGCCCTATAATAAATGCTCGATGAAGactaattgtttatttttaaaataacacacaagatcgcttctcggccttttggctaagatcaagtgtaaaataACACACAAGAATACTTATTTCATACTAGAGATTATGCTGCAtatatggttttatattttactatGTCACTTAAAAGCATATTGTATTTCCACGAGCCAATAAAATTCATTGAAAGCATCACTTGATGATTGCAAAATCATTCATATTCTGTAATTTTATTCTCCTTTTATTGTTGGATATTTAGCTTGTTTCCAAACTTGCTCTCTCATAAAGTTgggaactggggcgcctgggtggctcagtgggttaaagcctctgccttcggctcaggtcatgatcccagggtcctgggatcgagccccacatcgggctctctgctccgcagggagcctgcttcctcctctctctctgcctgcctctctgcctagttgtgatttctctctgtcaaataaataaaatataaaaaaaataaaaaaaaataaaaaaataaagttgggaaCCAATGTATTTTAATTAGTAGAATTTTCCTTTATTATAATAAAGGTGAACATTTCAAGTCATATTGGATGTGGAGGGGCAGATTTTTTTGAACAGAGGAACCATATACGGGAAGATTGGCCTCCCCTAGGGTCCTTCTCTGGGATCATCTCTGGCATGCTGTTACTGCTGTCTTCAGCACTTCACATTGTTCTGCTTTCAATTCTGAAAGTTTTTAGGTTTCCCCTCTTCCATGGTTATAAAAGTCCttaaccaggggcacctgggtggctcagtggattaaagcctctgccttcggctcaggtcatgatctcaggatcctgggattgagctctgcatcaggctctctgctcagcagggagcctgcttccccctctctctctgcctgcctctctgcctacttgtgatctctgtctctcaaataaataaataaaatctttaaaaaaaaaaaaaaagtccttaaccattcatccctTTACCCACCATGATTCTTAGGGAAACAACAATGGAGACTCCAATGGAGGCACAGGGAGG
Protein-coding sequences here:
- the QPCT gene encoding glutaminyl-peptide cyclotransferase isoform X2 yields the protein MMGCYKGNTLRFSSSGFVQGESQFPHLSRGVNSYLPWLQRLQKGHRKSQATRTVPGIEVFSKCRFPVYPSLKRCGKTLHNHTGHLMDPLSSFYSHDTAGPGDHKNASSLSVPPVLLLQGKEVAGFVPSVQNLLPPRTAQPPGLRRSGVGGGELRPRPAQRSGEGTRRRWGGGRSRPKGGEGGRRRTRVPGLVTAGGQGSLRPDSLGDGRRRGPAGHGHPPPAAVGGRSAPGGPGGQIPRLGGLDPGEDATTYAHLLVETISHRDPGEDVGRQLKSYCIRRKTFHGCSVGVR